The proteins below are encoded in one region of Candidatus Profftella armatura (Diaphorina cf. continua):
- a CDS encoding thioredoxin family protein, whose product MNFLKLNKNNKNNLKLAILQKKWIIACLCARWCDICRKYEMNFFKLSQRYLQYYFVWIDIEDQYNIIGDFDINNFPTLLIQYGNKVFFFGEINPKISLTEFIFNNICKKNKELNSNFLLEKENKFWQKNIELSFRLNKNYL is encoded by the coding sequence ATGAACTTTTTAAAGCTCAATAAGAATAATAAAAATAATTTAAAATTAGCTATTTTACAAAAAAAATGGATTATAGCTTGTTTATGTGCAAGATGGTGTGATATTTGTCGTAAATATGAAATGAATTTTTTTAAATTATCACAGCGTTATTTGCAATATTATTTTGTTTGGATTGATATTGAAGATCAATATAATATTATTGGTGATTTTGATATTAATAATTTCCCTACTTTACTTATTCAATACGGTAATAAAGTATTTTTTTTTGGAGAAATAAACCCTAAAATTTCTTTAACAGAATTTATATTTAATAATATATGTAAAAAAAATAAAGAATTAAATTCTAATTTTTTATTAGAAAAAGAAAATAAATTTTGGCAAAAAAATATTGAATTAAGTTTTAGGTTAAATAAAAATTATTTATAA
- the atpG gene encoding ATP synthase F1 subunit gamma, which produces MVTSKNIFNKIKSIKNTKKITKAMEMVSASKMRKTQNKMHEARPYSENIKRIICNLLRTHCEYKNLFLKKKNKIKRVAIILITTDKGLCGSINSNIFRILIKKINELENKGNFIDFFAIGQKGLNFLNEINIKTKLCITHIGDILYLNKLTNLIKILLKNYQNNLINSIYIIYTKFINTIQQKATIYKLLPFDYKHLIYSKKNNSKYSSYYTYETDIITLINKLFIRYIEALIYQLVSENIASEQVSRMMAMKSASENADYIIDELKLIYNKTRQATITKELSEIISGSSVI; this is translated from the coding sequence ATGGTTACTAGTAAAAATATTTTTAATAAAATTAAAAGCATTAAAAATACAAAAAAAATTACTAAAGCTATGGAAATGGTATCGGCATCAAAAATGAGAAAAACACAAAATAAAATGCACGAAGCTCGTCCTTATAGTGAAAATATTAAAAGAATTATTTGTAATTTATTGCGAACTCATTGTGAGTATAAAAATTTATTTTTAAAAAAAAAAAATAAAATAAAACGTGTTGCTATTATTTTAATTACCACAGATAAAGGTTTATGTGGCTCCATAAATTCTAATATATTTCGTATATTAATAAAAAAAATAAATGAATTAGAAAATAAAGGTAATTTTATAGATTTTTTTGCTATCGGTCAAAAAGGATTAAATTTTTTAAATGAAATTAATATTAAAACTAAATTATGTATTACGCACATTGGTGATATATTATATTTAAATAAATTAACTAACTTAATTAAAATTTTACTAAAAAATTATCAAAATAATCTTATTAATTCAATATATATAATATATACTAAATTCATAAATACAATACAACAAAAAGCAACTATTTATAAATTATTACCTTTTGATTATAAACACCTAATTTATTCCAAAAAAAATAATAGTAAATATTCTTCGTATTATACATACGAAACAGATATTATTACTTTAATTAATAAATTATTTATTCGTTATATCGAAGCATTAATTTATCAATTAGTATCTGAAAATATAGCATCAGAACAAGTTTCAAGAATGATGGCAATGAAATCAGCTAGCGAAAATGCTGACTATATAATAGATGAATTAAAATTAATATATAACAAAACTAGACAAGCAACAATTACTAAAGAATTATCAGAAATTATTAGCGGTTCTTCTGTAATTTAA
- the rbfA gene encoding 30S ribosome-binding factor RbfA: MHQKKITLERLARIENQIQRDISEIIAFDIQNPRINIITITEVKITLDYSYAKIFFTTFNKDISIKNILDNLSKANNYIRFKLSKKLHIHTLPILNFIYDHSIENAMMISKLIDKALNNNTNN; the protein is encoded by the coding sequence ATGCATCAAAAAAAAATTACTTTAGAAAGATTAGCTCGAATAGAAAATCAAATTCAACGCGATATCTCAGAAATTATTGCATTTGATATTCAAAATCCTCGCATAAATATTATTACAATTACAGAAGTAAAAATCACTTTAGATTATTCTTATGCTAAAATTTTTTTTACAACTTTTAATAAAGATATTTCTATTAAAAATATTTTAGATAATTTATCTAAAGCTAATAATTATATTCGATTTAAACTTTCTAAAAAATTGCACATTCATACCTTGCCTATTCTTAATTTTATTTATGATCATTCTATAGAAAATGCTATGATGATATCCAAATTAATTGATAAGGCTTTAAATAACAATACTAATAATTAA
- the atpD gene encoding F0F1 ATP synthase subunit beta, translating to MSDGKIVQCIGSVVDVEFPHNMVPKIYNALKIENSELTLEVQQQLGDGIVRTIVLGASEGLRRGTIVKNTGKPIMIPIGKATLGRIINVLGNPIDEKGNISNKYISSIHRNPPSYEELSSSQELLETGIKVIDLICPFSKGGKVGLFGGAGVGKTVNMMELINNIAKAHSGLSVFTGVGERTREGNDFYNEMIEAKVINLDKPEESKVSMVYGQMNEPSGNRLRVALTGLTIAEGFRDEGKDVLFFIDNIYRYTLAGTEVSALLGRMPSAVGYQPTLAEEMGYLQERIASTKKGSITSIQAVYVPADDLTDPSPATTFAHLDSTVVLSRDIASLGIYPAIDPLDSTSRQLDPLIVGKKHYKIARLVQSTLQRYKELRDIISILGMDELAPEDKLLVTRARKMQRFLSQPFHVAEVFTGKTGKYVSLKDTLNGFNLISSGELDNIPEQAFYMVGTIDEAIEKSNKLIR from the coding sequence ATGTCTGATGGTAAAATTGTTCAGTGCATTGGATCTGTGGTAGACGTGGAATTTCCACACAATATGGTACCTAAAATATATAATGCTTTAAAAATAGAAAATTCAGAACTTACTTTAGAAGTACAACAACAACTAGGTGATGGAATTGTTCGAACTATTGTTCTTGGGGCATCTGAAGGTTTACGTAGAGGTACTATAGTAAAAAATACAGGAAAACCTATTATGATACCAATTGGTAAGGCCACATTAGGTAGAATAATAAATGTTCTTGGAAATCCAATAGATGAAAAAGGCAATATCAGTAACAAATATATTTCTTCTATTCATCGTAATCCTCCTTCATACGAAGAATTATCCTCATCTCAAGAATTATTAGAAACAGGAATTAAAGTAATTGATTTAATATGCCCTTTTTCTAAGGGTGGAAAAGTAGGTTTATTTGGAGGAGCGGGAGTTGGAAAAACTGTTAATATGATGGAATTAATTAATAATATCGCAAAAGCTCATAGCGGATTATCTGTATTTACTGGAGTTGGAGAACGAACACGTGAAGGAAATGATTTTTATAATGAAATGATAGAAGCCAAAGTAATTAATTTAGATAAACCAGAAGAATCTAAAGTCTCTATGGTATACGGTCAAATGAATGAACCATCTGGTAATAGATTACGTGTAGCTCTAACTGGTTTAACAATTGCCGAAGGATTTAGAGATGAAGGAAAAGATGTATTATTTTTTATTGATAATATTTATCGTTATACATTAGCTGGAACTGAGGTATCAGCATTATTAGGACGAATGCCATCTGCAGTTGGTTATCAACCTACTTTAGCGGAAGAAATGGGTTATTTACAAGAACGTATTGCTTCCACTAAAAAAGGTTCTATTACATCTATACAGGCTGTTTATGTTCCTGCAGATGATTTAACTGACCCATCTCCCGCTACTACTTTTGCTCATTTAGATTCCACTGTAGTATTATCTCGAGATATTGCATCATTAGGTATATATCCCGCAATTGATCCATTAGATTCTACATCTCGTCAATTAGATCCATTAATTGTAGGAAAAAAACATTATAAAATTGCTAGATTAGTACAAAGCACATTACAACGTTATAAAGAATTGCGTGATATTATTTCTATATTAGGAATGGATGAATTAGCACCTGAAGATAAATTATTAGTTACACGTGCACGTAAAATGCAGCGCTTTTTATCTCAACCATTCCATGTTGCAGAAGTATTTACCGGAAAAACTGGAAAATACGTATCACTAAAAGACACATTAAATGGATTTAATTTAATTTCTAGTGGAGAATTAGATAATATTCCAGAACAAGCTTTTTATATGGTTGGAACAATTGATGAAGCTATTGAGAAATCTAATAAATTAATACGCTAA
- the serS gene encoding serine--tRNA ligase gives MIDIKLLRKNINTIASILSTRNFFLDINEFHKIELERKKIQLYTENLRNKRKKISQKIGQIKNTINKDLITSMTEEVIKIGNDLKVSSEKLKKIQLKLNQFILSIPNLPHKTIPIGLKESDNLELRQISNPPIFNFLAKDHVDLGMKLGLDFDSAIQMTSSRFSVLKGGIASLHRALTQFMLNTHISDHGYTECYIPYIVNENSLYGTGQLPKFEDDLFIVKRGGNENKVDEKLLYLIPTAEVPLLNLFRNQIICFDTLPIKLTAYSPCFRSESRSYGSDTRGIIRQHQFDKVEIVQIVNPDDSYQVLEEMLGHIENILKKLGLVYRIITLCTGQIGFSSAKTYDIEVWFPGQNIYREISSISNCEDFQARRLKSRFRKNREKTQEMVHTLNGSGLAVGRTLAALLENFQRKDGNIDIPSVLHPYMNGVTSLKKITNKNNIF, from the coding sequence ATGATAGATATAAAATTACTTCGTAAAAATATTAATACTATTGCCTCTATTTTATCAACTCGTAATTTTTTTTTAGATATAAATGAATTTCATAAAATAGAATTAGAGCGTAAAAAAATTCAGTTATATACTGAAAATTTAAGAAATAAAAGAAAAAAAATATCTCAAAAAATAGGTCAAATTAAAAATACTATAAATAAAGATCTTATTACCTCCATGACAGAGGAAGTTATTAAAATTGGAAATGATTTAAAAGTTTCATCTGAAAAATTAAAAAAAATACAATTAAAACTTAATCAGTTTATATTATCGATACCTAATTTACCGCATAAAACAATTCCAATAGGCCTTAAGGAATCTGATAATCTGGAATTGCGTCAAATTTCTAACCCACCTATTTTTAATTTTTTAGCTAAAGATCATGTTGATTTAGGAATGAAATTAGGTTTAGATTTTGATTCTGCCATTCAAATGACTAGTTCTCGTTTTTCTGTTCTTAAGGGGGGTATTGCTAGTTTACATCGAGCATTAACACAATTTATGTTAAATACTCATATTAGTGATCATGGATATACTGAGTGTTATATTCCATATATTGTTAATGAAAATTCTTTATATGGAACGGGTCAATTGCCAAAATTTGAAGATGATTTATTTATTGTAAAAAGAGGCGGAAATGAAAATAAAGTTGATGAAAAGTTATTATATTTAATTCCAACAGCTGAAGTACCATTATTAAATTTATTTCGTAATCAAATTATTTGTTTTGATACGTTACCCATTAAATTAACCGCATATTCACCATGTTTTCGTTCTGAATCTAGAAGTTACGGGAGTGATACTAGGGGAATAATTCGACAGCATCAATTTGATAAAGTAGAAATAGTACAAATTGTGAATCCCGATGATTCTTATCAAGTATTAGAGGAAATGTTAGGGCATATAGAAAATATTTTAAAAAAATTGGGTTTAGTATATAGAATTATTACACTTTGCACCGGGCAAATAGGATTTAGTTCTGCAAAAACTTATGATATTGAAGTATGGTTTCCAGGTCAAAATATATATCGTGAAATTTCATCAATTTCAAATTGTGAAGATTTTCAAGCGAGACGTTTAAAAAGTCGTTTTAGAAAAAATAGAGAAAAAACACAAGAAATGGTTCATACATTAAATGGGTCAGGATTAGCTGTTGGAAGAACTTTAGCGGCCTTATTAGAAAATTTTCAAAGAAAAGATGGTAATATTGATATACCATCAGTGTTACATCCTTATATGAACGGGGTTACTAGTTTAAAAAAAATAACTAATAAAAATAATATATTTTAA
- a CDS encoding F0F1 ATP synthase subunit epsilon: MTIHTMHLDIVSIEGLLFSNKNIKFVVLPGELGELGIYPSHSPLITCIKPGFIRIKINKQIKEKCIFVSGGIIDIQPYSIIVLADAAIRGSDLVEEKIKKEKILLENILSDKKSNVDYSIVQSKLAIIIAQLKTIQYLRFKKYN; the protein is encoded by the coding sequence ATGACAATTCATACTATGCATCTTGATATAGTATCAATTGAAGGTTTATTATTTTCTAATAAAAATATAAAATTTGTAGTATTACCCGGAGAGTTAGGAGAATTAGGAATTTATCCTTCACATTCTCCATTAATTACATGCATAAAACCAGGATTTATAAGAATAAAAATTAATAAACAAATCAAAGAAAAATGTATTTTTGTTTCTGGAGGGATTATAGATATACAACCTTATTCTATAATTGTTTTAGCTGACGCAGCAATACGTGGTTCTGATTTAGTTGAAGAAAAAATAAAAAAAGAAAAAATTTTACTTGAAAATATTTTATCCGATAAAAAATCAAATGTTGATTATTCAATAGTTCAATCTAAATTAGCAATTATTATTGCTCAATTAAAAACTATTCAATATTTACGCTTTAAAAAATATAACTAA
- the bfr gene encoding bacterioferritin produces MKDNSSIIQVLNFQLINELSAANQYFLHSKICKNWGFIKISKKEYKESIEEMKHADQLIDRILMLNGEPNMRILHQFKVSKNIIEILKNDLKLEKISQITIKKGILSINKFNDYISQNILINILCDTEKHIYWLEMQLKLIKKIGLSHYIQL; encoded by the coding sequence ATGAAAGATAATTCATCTATTATTCAAGTACTTAATTTTCAATTAATAAACGAACTCTCTGCGGCTAATCAATATTTTTTACATTCTAAAATATGTAAAAATTGGGGATTTATAAAAATATCTAAAAAAGAATATAAAGAATCTATTGAAGAAATGAAACATGCTGATCAATTAATTGATCGTATTCTTATGCTTAATGGTGAACCTAATATGAGAATATTACATCAATTTAAAGTGAGTAAAAATATTATAGAAATTTTAAAAAATGATTTAAAATTAGAAAAAATTTCTCAAATTACAATAAAAAAAGGAATTTTAAGCATTAATAAATTTAATGATTATATTTCACAAAATATATTAATAAATATTCTATGTGATACCGAAAAACATATTTATTGGTTAGAAATGCAGTTAAAATTAATTAAAAAAATTGGACTATCACATTATATTCAATTATAA
- a CDS encoding pseudouridine synthase, whose translation MIFPYIKNISKNIKTPKENNNFPKLQKALANIGIGSRRNIEKLIISGCISINNKLAHIGQRISLNDCIKINGKLLKNKIYKNTIRILIYYKPSGEIVSYNDPNNRPSVFDNLPNIKYSKWLSIGRLDFNTEGLLLFTNSGKLVNRLSHPRYNIEREYAVRILGKLTNNIKIKLIKGIKLKHGLARFSNISESGGYGSNKWYKVIIYEGRNREVRKMFEIFGLVVSRLIRIRYGIIKLPYEFKRGYLKELKKNIVNNLLLTYNLN comes from the coding sequence ATGATATTTCCATACATTAAAAATATTTCAAAAAATATTAAAACTCCAAAAGAAAATAATAACTTTCCAAAATTACAAAAAGCACTAGCTAATATCGGAATAGGTTCACGCAGAAATATAGAAAAATTAATTATTTCCGGTTGTATTTCTATAAATAATAAACTAGCACATATCGGTCAACGCATCTCTTTAAATGATTGTATTAAAATTAATGGAAAATTATTAAAAAATAAAATTTATAAAAATACTATTCGTATACTAATTTATTATAAACCTTCTGGTGAAATTGTTAGTTACAATGATCCTAATAATCGTCCCTCAGTATTTGATAATTTACCAAATATAAAATATTCAAAATGGTTATCTATCGGAAGACTTGATTTTAATACAGAGGGTTTATTATTATTCACTAATTCAGGAAAATTAGTGAATAGATTATCACATCCTCGTTATAATATTGAACGTGAATACGCTGTACGCATATTAGGAAAATTAACAAATAATATAAAAATAAAATTAATTAAAGGAATTAAATTAAAACATGGTTTAGCGCGTTTTTCAAATATCTCTGAATCCGGAGGATATGGTTCCAATAAATGGTATAAAGTAATAATTTATGAGGGTCGTAATAGAGAAGTACGTAAAATGTTTGAAATATTTGGATTAGTTGTATCTCGTTTAATCCGTATTCGTTATGGAATAATTAAATTACCATATGAATTTAAACGAGGATATTTAAAAGAATTAAAAAAAAATATTGTTAATAATTTATTACTTACATATAATCTAAATTAA
- the truB gene encoding tRNA pseudouridine(55) synthase TruB, producing MQFHIRKNKNIIHGVLLLDKPPGLSSNNALKKIKYLLNAKKVGYTGTLDPFATGLLPLCFGEATKFSNYLSEADKYYEAIMHLGITTETGDIEGTVIDFNKNTPNSIEIIKKILINFHGKISQIPPMYSALKYKGIPLYKYARSGITLKRKLRYIEIYKITIINYTIPYLTLRIHCSKGTYIRVLSEDIGKMLGCGAHLKSLRRIGIDKLTLDKCLNIDAFIKYSEYERISSLIPIDILLSSFRIIYLSNLLSKRFLHGQNLLLSKDFKLNDSGFKLNNKVRVYNKKNYQFLGIGFINNFFLLTPVRLISLF from the coding sequence ATGCAATTTCATATCAGAAAAAATAAAAATATTATTCATGGTGTTTTATTATTAGATAAACCACCTGGTTTATCTAGTAATAATGCATTAAAGAAAATAAAATATTTATTAAACGCTAAAAAAGTTGGTTATACTGGTACATTAGATCCATTTGCGACAGGTTTACTGCCTCTATGTTTTGGGGAGGCAACTAAATTTTCTAATTATTTATCTGAAGCCGATAAATATTATGAAGCTATTATGCATTTAGGAATTACTACTGAAACAGGAGATATTGAAGGTACAGTTATTGATTTTAATAAAAATACCCCAAATTCAATAGAAATTATTAAAAAAATTTTAATAAATTTTCATGGAAAAATTTCTCAAATTCCGCCGATGTATTCTGCATTAAAATATAAAGGAATACCCCTATATAAATATGCTCGATCTGGTATAACCTTAAAAAGAAAATTAAGATATATCGAAATATATAAAATTACAATAATCAATTACACTATCCCATATTTAACTCTGCGTATACATTGTAGCAAAGGAACATATATACGGGTACTTAGTGAAGATATAGGAAAAATGTTAGGATGTGGCGCGCATTTAAAATCTTTACGTCGAATTGGAATTGATAAATTAACATTAGATAAATGTTTAAATATTGATGCATTTATTAAATACTCAGAATATGAGCGTATTTCATCATTAATTCCAATAGATATTTTACTATCATCATTTAGAATTATTTATTTATCAAATTTATTATCTAAACGTTTTTTACATGGACAAAATTTACTTTTATCTAAAGATTTTAAATTAAATGATTCAGGTTTTAAATTAAATAATAAAGTTCGTGTTTATAATAAAAAAAATTATCAATTCCTTGGAATTGGTTTTATAAATAATTTTTTTTTATTAACTCCAGTGCGTCTAATTTCATTATTTTAA
- the tsaB gene encoding tRNA (adenosine(37)-N6)-threonylcarbamoyltransferase complex dimerization subunit type 1 TsaB, whose amino-acid sequence MFTILAIETSTEISSVALLNKCNLFSYESYNKNKHSQYILPMIQMILKHAQIELKQCNFIACGIGPGSFTGTRIACGITQGLSFGAKLLVAPIITLEAMAQACYEYFNIKDVLTILDAHMGEVYWAQYNYINSDIGWNIITKPTLSSIEYITPIGNPILCGNGLKIYKNKFYNSILFNKCILTANNIQKLIIPSARQIAKLGYYSAIKNKLISSDKVKPLYLRNKIATTISDRIIIKN is encoded by the coding sequence ATGTTCACAATTCTTGCTATAGAAACATCCACTGAAATTTCAAGTGTAGCGCTACTAAATAAGTGTAATTTATTTAGTTATGAATCTTATAATAAAAATAAACATTCACAATATATCTTACCAATGATACAAATGATATTAAAACATGCTCAAATTGAACTAAAACAATGCAATTTTATTGCATGTGGAATTGGCCCAGGGTCCTTCACTGGCACGCGAATTGCGTGCGGTATAACACAAGGATTGTCATTCGGAGCAAAATTATTAGTGGCCCCTATTATTACATTAGAAGCAATGGCGCAAGCTTGTTATGAATATTTTAATATAAAAGATGTTTTAACTATATTAGATGCTCATATGGGGGAAGTATATTGGGCGCAATATAATTATATAAATTCAGATATAGGATGGAATATCATTACTAAACCTACTTTATCCTCAATTGAATACATTACCCCAATAGGAAATCCAATTTTATGTGGAAATGGATTAAAAATATATAAAAATAAATTTTATAATTCTATATTGTTTAATAAATGCATATTAACTGCTAATAATATTCAAAAATTAATTATTCCATCTGCGCGTCAAATTGCAAAATTAGGTTATTATAGTGCAATTAAAAATAAATTAATCTCATCAGATAAAGTTAAACCACTTTATCTTCGAAATAAAATTGCAACAACTATTTCTGATCGTATTATTATAAAAAATTAA
- the typA gene encoding translational GTPase TypA, whose protein sequence is MLKTKRSFRNIAIIAHVDHGKTTLIDHLLRQSGTFRKNQNVNTRIMDSNEIEKERGITIFSKNCSIEYKGTRINIVDTPGHSDFGGEVERILSMVDNVLLLIDAVEGPMPQTRFVTRKALKLGFKPIVVINKIDRSSARPEWAVNETFDLFDKLCATEEQLDFPIIYTSALHGYANENSKVRQGNMIPLFEAILKYVPVYKDNSNDPLKLQIISLEHSSYLGKIGIGRILSGRIKSLQNVVIMNGPEDKPNKAKVNQIRIFKGLDRILVNEALSGDIVLINGIEEIYIGSTICDPNKPNGLPMLHIDEPTLTINFMVNDSPLAGNEGKFITTRQIKNRLDHEIKNNIGLRIVQNKYDDSIYEVSGRGELHLTILIENMRREGYELSVSRPRVIFKTLNGEYCEPYENLIVDIEEINQGSIMQKLSYRCGNLKNMEINEKGRVRLEYRIPSRGLIGFQNEFITLTRGTGLISHVFEKYAPFYNKSKHDLGKRRNGVLISQYSGKAVAYSLWKLQDRGRLFINHNDLVYEGMIIGIHSRDNDLLVNPIKEKQLTNIRSSGSDEAIHLISPIKITLEYAIEFINDDELVEITPKNIRLRKRFLKENERKKTLRNKFI, encoded by the coding sequence ATGTTAAAAACAAAACGATCTTTTAGAAATATAGCAATTATTGCTCATGTTGATCATGGTAAAACTACTCTTATTGATCATCTATTACGTCAATCAGGAACATTTCGTAAAAATCAAAATGTTAATACGCGTATAATGGACTCAAATGAAATTGAAAAAGAACGAGGTATTACAATTTTTTCTAAAAATTGTTCTATTGAATATAAAGGTACGCGCATTAATATTGTTGATACTCCTGGTCATTCTGATTTTGGAGGAGAAGTTGAGCGTATTTTATCAATGGTAGACAATGTTTTACTTCTTATTGATGCAGTAGAAGGACCTATGCCTCAAACACGATTTGTAACACGTAAAGCTTTAAAATTAGGTTTTAAACCAATTGTTGTTATTAATAAAATTGATCGCTCTAGTGCCCGTCCAGAATGGGCGGTTAATGAAACTTTTGATTTATTTGATAAACTTTGTGCAACTGAAGAACAATTAGATTTTCCAATAATTTATACTTCAGCATTACATGGTTACGCCAATGAAAATTCAAAAGTTCGTCAAGGTAATATGATTCCATTATTTGAGGCTATATTAAAATATGTACCTGTGTACAAAGATAATTCTAATGATCCACTAAAATTACAAATAATATCATTAGAGCATTCTTCGTATTTAGGAAAAATAGGAATTGGAAGGATTTTAAGTGGACGAATTAAGTCTCTACAAAATGTAGTTATTATGAACGGGCCGGAGGATAAACCAAATAAAGCTAAAGTAAATCAAATTCGAATCTTTAAAGGTTTAGATCGCATATTAGTAAATGAAGCATTATCTGGAGATATTGTTCTAATTAATGGAATTGAAGAGATTTATATTGGTTCTACTATTTGCGATCCAAATAAACCAAATGGTTTACCCATGCTACATATAGATGAACCTACTTTAACAATAAATTTTATGGTCAATGACTCTCCTTTAGCAGGAAATGAAGGAAAATTTATCACAACACGTCAAATTAAAAATCGTCTTGATCACGAAATTAAGAATAATATAGGACTTCGTATAGTTCAAAATAAATATGATGATTCAATTTATGAAGTATCTGGAAGAGGAGAATTACACTTAACTATTTTAATAGAAAATATGCGTCGTGAAGGTTATGAATTATCGGTATCTCGTCCCCGTGTTATTTTTAAAACACTAAATGGTGAATACTGTGAACCATACGAAAATCTTATTGTTGATATTGAAGAAATTAATCAAGGTAGTATTATGCAAAAACTTAGTTACCGTTGTGGGAATTTAAAAAATATGGAAATTAATGAAAAAGGAAGAGTACGTTTAGAATATCGCATTCCATCTAGAGGATTAATTGGATTTCAAAATGAATTTATAACATTAACACGTGGTACTGGATTAATAAGTCATGTATTTGAAAAATACGCGCCATTTTATAATAAATCAAAACACGATTTAGGAAAACGCAGAAATGGTGTATTAATTTCTCAATATTCTGGTAAAGCAGTTGCATATTCTTTATGGAAATTACAAGATCGCGGTCGTTTATTTATTAATCATAACGATTTAGTCTATGAGGGAATGATTATTGGTATTCATTCACGAGATAATGATTTACTTGTAAATCCAATCAAAGAAAAACAACTAACAAATATTCGTTCTTCCGGAAGTGATGAAGCTATACATCTTATATCGCCTATTAAAATCACACTAGAATATGCAATTGAATTTATTAATGATGATGAACTTGTAGAAATAACACCAAAAAATATTCGCTTAAGAAAACGTTTTTTAAAAGAAAATGAACGAAAAAAAACATTACGTAATAAATTTATTTAA